The Euphorbia lathyris chromosome 8, ddEupLath1.1, whole genome shotgun sequence genome has a window encoding:
- the LOC136201919 gene encoding disease resistance protein At4g27190-like isoform X2, with product MQEEKKQELRSTWNWNLDFILGKDEEVRLCYWLCCLFPRSFDIPVEDLVIYGMGLELFKDVDSLFQSRDRVCTFLDELKYDNLLLDGEEDDYGNKCVKMVYDVPNFLISIVSKYNLEVNCETVMKTWPETDRYKGCIAISLEMKEISEQPLNLECPQLRLLQLKYRKQVPIDFFEGMKELRVLCLDIPSVLPQSLHVLKQLRALHVKVLKWEDLSEIGRLKNLEILSISTISLTDIPEEMGLLCNLRLLDLRKMNIAHLSQGVLSRMLKLEELYLPLSFSRWGCRPKVEHDYDDWESGDEYDYDIGGEKINAGLSEIVSLPITTLQITVPNASILPVESSVFKKLTRFKILIKSNLRYRPFCKSSMNELQLRGDVSDIKASGICGLLHKTEELNLTKVRNLKNVMNQLEDGDYPDLKKIIITECDDLEYIVDMKPNSCARFSNLESLHLSMLSNLKEIWHGIWPTFPWFENLKQINVRFCHKLKYVFPLSIWPNSGLRQLQSVEIHQCNDLEGIFYRDQMDDKTQAVYFPAELYLYSLPKLAGFLVEKDNMLDGIHDDQSSNKDTATVTWKVGSNSPRRKITAKEHTPTPRSIMRGVQLITRVVVEQFSNTEDALLKDEHSEMYYASSSELMEKRLGSLKKLRIAFCEALKVIFSLKEYHATNGVLSSLEELELYGLQNLVHIWFQIPQKEIMAFQLQVLVLSECHNLYLFSASVAKLLVKLQKMHITHCEKMTEIVSMDDEIVQGILVKKIVFPQLKVLELQCMPNLRNFYGGMSIIELPSLEILKLNQCNRMETFSYWSPRTPMLDEIQINDSRYSVTEDLNAAINAMVFTGREKEDKEGQEKSYFRIPWPSLLRL from the exons ATGCAGGAAGAAAAGAAGCAAGAGTTGCGTTCCACATGGAATTGGAACcttgattttattttaggtaaAGACGAGGAAGTTAGGCTATGTTATTGGCTTTGCTGCCTATTTCCTAGAAGTTTTGATATTCCAGTAGAAGATTTGGTTATATATGGGATGGGTCTTGAGCTGTTTAAAGATGTGGATAGCTTGTTTCAGTCAAGAGATAGAGTCTGTACCTTCCTTGATGAACTAAAATATGATAATTTATTGCTTGATGGTGAAGAAGATGACTATGGAAACAAGTGTGTGAAAATGGTGTATGATGTACctaattttttaatttcgaTTGTCTCAAAATATAATTTGGAAGTTAACTGTGAGACTGTAATGAAAACTTGGCCAGAGACAGATAGGTATAAAGGTTGCATTGCAATTTCACTTGAGATGAAAGAAATCAGTGAGCAACCTCTTAATTTGGAATGCCCACAGCTTAGACTGCTACAACTTAAATACCGGAAACAAGTTCCAATTGACTTTTTTGAAGGAATGAAAGAGCTTAGGGTTTTATGTTTGGACATCCCATCTGTACTGCCACAGTCACTTCACGTGCTAAAACAACTTCGAGCTTTGCATGTTAAAGTGCTCAAGTGGGAAGACTTGTCTGAGATTGGAAGACTGAAAAATCTTGAAATTCTTTCAATTTCTACCATAAGTTTAACAGATATTCCAGAGGAGATGGGACTCCTGTGTAATTTGAGGCTGCTTGACTTGAGAAAAATGAACATTGCACACCTTTCACAAGGTGTACTGAGTAGAATGTTGAAACTAGAAGAGTTGTATCTACCATTGAGCTTCAGTAGGTGGGGATGCAGACCGAAAGTTGAACATGATTATGATGATTGGGAATCAGGGGATGAGTACGATTATGATATTGGTGGAGAGAAAATCAATGCAGGCCTCAGCGAGATAGTATCCCTCCCGATAACAACATTACAAATTACTGTACCTAACGCATCAATTTTGCCTGTAGAGTCATCTGTCTTCAAGAAGCTTACACGATTCAAAATTCTTATAAAGAGTAACCTTAGATATCGACCATTTTGCAAAAGTTCAATGAATGAGTTGCAACTCAGAGGTGATGTAAGTGATATTAAAGCAAGTGGGATCTGTGGCTTGTTGCATAAAACTGAAGAATTGAATTTGACTAAAGTGAGAAATTTGAAGAATGTCATGAACCAGCTAGAAGACGGAGACTATCcagatttgaaaaagataatTATTACTGAATGTGATGACTTAGAATACATAGTTGATATGAAGCCAAATTCATGTGCTCGGTTCTCTAACTTGGAGAGTCTACATCTGTCTATGTTATCCAATCTAAAAGAGATATGGCATGGAATATGGCCAACTTTTCCATGGTTTGAGAACTTGAAACAGATAAACGTAAGGTTTTGTCATAAATTGAAATATGTGTTTCCACTGTCAATTTGGCCTAACAGTGGATTGAGACAACTACAAAGCGTCGAGATACATCAATGCAATGATTTGGAGGGAATTTTCTACAGAGATCAAATGGACGATAAAACCCAAGCAGTCTACTTTCCTGCAGAACTATATTTGTATTCCCTTCCAAAACTGGCTGGTTTTCTGGTGGAGAAGGATAACATGCTTGACGGGATTCATGATGACCAGTCTAGCAACAAGGATACAGCCACTGTAACATGGAAG GTTGGATCAAATAGCCCAAGAAGAAAAATTACTGCCAAGGAACACACTCCAACACCAAGATCAATAATGAGAGGGGTTCAGCTAATAACAAGAGTTGTCGTAGAGCAATTTTCCAACACAGAG gaTGCACTTCTCAAGGATGAGCATAGTGAGATGTATTATGCATCTTCGTCCGAATTGATGGAAAAAAGGTTGGGGAGTTTAAAAAAGCTCAGAATAGCATTTTGTGAAGCACTAAAAGTTATATTCTCACTTAAGGAATATCATGCTACTAATGGAGTACTTAGTTCTTTGGAAGAGTTGGAGTTATATGGTTTACAAAATTTAGTTCATATATGGTTTCAAATTCCGCAAAAGGAGATCATGGCCTTTCAATTGCAAGTTCTAGTTTTATCAGAATGTCACAACTTATATCTTTTCTCAGCTTCTGTAGCCAAACTTTTGGTTAAGTTACAAAAAATGCATATTACACATTGTGAGAAGATGACAGAAATTGTTTCCATGGATGATGAAATAGTACAAGGGATCCTggttaaaaaaattgtatttccTCAGCTAAAGGTTTTGGAACTTCAATGTATGCCTAATCTTAGGAATTTTTATGGTGGGATGTCTATAATTGAATTGCCTTCACTGGAAATTTTGAAGCTTAATCAATGCAATAGGATGGAAACTTTCTCTTACTGGTCACCGAGGACACCAATGCTTGACGAAATACAGATCAATGATAGTCGCTATTCAGTAACGGAAGACCTTAATGCAGCTATAAATGCAATG GTTTTTACTGGCAGAGAAAAGGAAGACAAGGAAGGACAGGAAAAAAGTTACTTCAGAATCCCATGGCCATCTCTGTTGAGATTGTAG
- the LOC136201920 gene encoding uncharacterized protein — MLIALHVKKRTNFVLKDQTIPNESDIDEYENWLQNDNLVFSWLINSMSKELGDTFLFAPTARDLWKELEHRYGEHDGHLYFHLRKELNTISQAQMTITAFFNKLKRLWDEIAVLKPVTNCTCGEARLIVQSLCEEDKLMQFLCGLNVDYEHVRNQILLMDPLPTVNKACSMLFRIEKQKEVTPAEVSDFAHFSNSGSKANHSGSSSKNITTSKATKDGTTRYCDICKTNRHDKSSCFRIHGYPEWWKGTKRSVSAGSGAGSSSKALLIQGTHCTPLDNSESDDDAETTTQLTQDMQKIVQAEIQKYLKDKKRSSSTHKSGDFSAFASLSGHNN; from the exons ATGTTGATAGCATTACATGTTAAGAAGCGCACTAATTTTGTGTTAAAGGATCAAACTATTCCAAATGAATCTGACATTGATGAGTATGAAAATTGGCTGCAAAATGATAACCTAGTTTTCTCTTGGCTTATCAATTCCATGTCAAAAGAATTAGGAGATACTTTCCTTTTTGCACCAACTGCTAGGGATTTATGGAAAGAATTGGAGCACAGGTACGGTGAACATGATGGACACTTATACTTTCATCTCAGAAAGGAATTGAATACTATTTCACAGGCTCAAATGACAATTACAGCATTTTTCAATAAATTGAAAAGACTCTGGGATGAGATAGCTGTGTTGAAGCCTGTCACTAATTGTACCTGTGGAGAAGCAAGGCTTATTGTGCAGAGTTTGTGTGAAGAGGATAAATTGATGCAGTTTTTGTGTGGTCTCAATGTGGACTATGAGCATGTCAGAAACCAGATATTACTCATGGATCCTTTACCTACAGTAAACAAGGCTTGTTCAATGCTATTTCGTATTGAAAAACAGAAGGAAGTCACACCAGCAGAAGTAAGTGATTTTGCACATTTCTCTAATTCTGGATCGAAAGCAAATCATTCTGGCTCCTCTTCCAAAAACATCACTACTTCTAAAGCAACAAAGGATGGTACAACTCGTTATTGTGATATTTGCAAGACAAACAGACACGATAAGAGCAGTTGCTTCCGTATTCATGGATATCCTGAGTGGTGGAAAGGGACAAAACGCAGTGTTTCAGCTGGTTCTGGAGCAGGATCTTCCTCCAAGGCTTTACTGATACAAGGCACACATTGTACACCACTTGATAATTCTGAGTCCGATGATGATGCTGAAACTACAACTCAATTAACTCAAGATATGCAGAAGATTGTTCAAGCTGAAATTCAGAAGTACTTAAAAGACAAGAAGAGAAGTAGTTCAACTCATAAATCTGGCGATTTTTCTGCTTTTGCCTCATTGTCAG GACACAACAACTAA
- the LOC136201919 gene encoding disease resistance protein At4g27190-like isoform X1, with amino-acid sequence MQEEKKQELRSTWNWNLDFILGKDEEVRLCYWLCCLFPRSFDIPVEDLVIYGMGLELFKDVDSLFQSRDRVCTFLDELKYDNLLLDGEEDDYGNKCVKMVYDVPNFLISIVSKYNLEVNCETVMKTWPETDRYKGCIAISLEMKEISEQPLNLECPQLRLLQLKYRKQVPIDFFEGMKELRVLCLDIPSVLPQSLHVLKQLRALHVKVLKWEDLSEIGRLKNLEILSISTISLTDIPEEMGLLCNLRLLDLRKMNIAHLSQGVLSRMLKLEELYLPLSFSRWGCRPKVEHDYDDWESGDEYDYDIGGEKINAGLSEIVSLPITTLQITVPNASILPVESSVFKKLTRFKILIKSNLRYRPFCKSSMNELQLRGDVSDIKASGICGLLHKTEELNLTKVRNLKNVMNQLEDGDYPDLKKIIITECDDLEYIVDMKPNSCARFSNLESLHLSMLSNLKEIWHGIWPTFPWFENLKQINVRFCHKLKYVFPLSIWPNSGLRQLQSVEIHQCNDLEGIFYRDQMDDKTQAVYFPAELYLYSLPKLAGFLVEKDNMLDGIHDDQSSNKDTATVTWKVGSNSPRRKITAKEHTPTPRSIMRGVQLITRVVVEQFSNTEPLQVERKWKLNVNSYFILKDALLKDEHSEMYYASSSELMEKRLGSLKKLRIAFCEALKVIFSLKEYHATNGVLSSLEELELYGLQNLVHIWFQIPQKEIMAFQLQVLVLSECHNLYLFSASVAKLLVKLQKMHITHCEKMTEIVSMDDEIVQGILVKKIVFPQLKVLELQCMPNLRNFYGGMSIIELPSLEILKLNQCNRMETFSYWSPRTPMLDEIQINDSRYSVTEDLNAAINAMVFTGREKEDKEGQEKSYFRIPWPSLLRL; translated from the exons ATGCAGGAAGAAAAGAAGCAAGAGTTGCGTTCCACATGGAATTGGAACcttgattttattttaggtaaAGACGAGGAAGTTAGGCTATGTTATTGGCTTTGCTGCCTATTTCCTAGAAGTTTTGATATTCCAGTAGAAGATTTGGTTATATATGGGATGGGTCTTGAGCTGTTTAAAGATGTGGATAGCTTGTTTCAGTCAAGAGATAGAGTCTGTACCTTCCTTGATGAACTAAAATATGATAATTTATTGCTTGATGGTGAAGAAGATGACTATGGAAACAAGTGTGTGAAAATGGTGTATGATGTACctaattttttaatttcgaTTGTCTCAAAATATAATTTGGAAGTTAACTGTGAGACTGTAATGAAAACTTGGCCAGAGACAGATAGGTATAAAGGTTGCATTGCAATTTCACTTGAGATGAAAGAAATCAGTGAGCAACCTCTTAATTTGGAATGCCCACAGCTTAGACTGCTACAACTTAAATACCGGAAACAAGTTCCAATTGACTTTTTTGAAGGAATGAAAGAGCTTAGGGTTTTATGTTTGGACATCCCATCTGTACTGCCACAGTCACTTCACGTGCTAAAACAACTTCGAGCTTTGCATGTTAAAGTGCTCAAGTGGGAAGACTTGTCTGAGATTGGAAGACTGAAAAATCTTGAAATTCTTTCAATTTCTACCATAAGTTTAACAGATATTCCAGAGGAGATGGGACTCCTGTGTAATTTGAGGCTGCTTGACTTGAGAAAAATGAACATTGCACACCTTTCACAAGGTGTACTGAGTAGAATGTTGAAACTAGAAGAGTTGTATCTACCATTGAGCTTCAGTAGGTGGGGATGCAGACCGAAAGTTGAACATGATTATGATGATTGGGAATCAGGGGATGAGTACGATTATGATATTGGTGGAGAGAAAATCAATGCAGGCCTCAGCGAGATAGTATCCCTCCCGATAACAACATTACAAATTACTGTACCTAACGCATCAATTTTGCCTGTAGAGTCATCTGTCTTCAAGAAGCTTACACGATTCAAAATTCTTATAAAGAGTAACCTTAGATATCGACCATTTTGCAAAAGTTCAATGAATGAGTTGCAACTCAGAGGTGATGTAAGTGATATTAAAGCAAGTGGGATCTGTGGCTTGTTGCATAAAACTGAAGAATTGAATTTGACTAAAGTGAGAAATTTGAAGAATGTCATGAACCAGCTAGAAGACGGAGACTATCcagatttgaaaaagataatTATTACTGAATGTGATGACTTAGAATACATAGTTGATATGAAGCCAAATTCATGTGCTCGGTTCTCTAACTTGGAGAGTCTACATCTGTCTATGTTATCCAATCTAAAAGAGATATGGCATGGAATATGGCCAACTTTTCCATGGTTTGAGAACTTGAAACAGATAAACGTAAGGTTTTGTCATAAATTGAAATATGTGTTTCCACTGTCAATTTGGCCTAACAGTGGATTGAGACAACTACAAAGCGTCGAGATACATCAATGCAATGATTTGGAGGGAATTTTCTACAGAGATCAAATGGACGATAAAACCCAAGCAGTCTACTTTCCTGCAGAACTATATTTGTATTCCCTTCCAAAACTGGCTGGTTTTCTGGTGGAGAAGGATAACATGCTTGACGGGATTCATGATGACCAGTCTAGCAACAAGGATACAGCCACTGTAACATGGAAG GTTGGATCAAATAGCCCAAGAAGAAAAATTACTGCCAAGGAACACACTCCAACACCAAGATCAATAATGAGAGGGGTTCAGCTAATAACAAGAGTTGTCGTAGAGCAATTTTCCAACACAGAG CCCCTGCAAGTTGAGCGGAAGTGGAAGCTAAACGTAAacagttattttattttgaaggaTGCACTTCTCAAGGATGAGCATAGTGAGATGTATTATGCATCTTCGTCCGAATTGATGGAAAAAAGGTTGGGGAGTTTAAAAAAGCTCAGAATAGCATTTTGTGAAGCACTAAAAGTTATATTCTCACTTAAGGAATATCATGCTACTAATGGAGTACTTAGTTCTTTGGAAGAGTTGGAGTTATATGGTTTACAAAATTTAGTTCATATATGGTTTCAAATTCCGCAAAAGGAGATCATGGCCTTTCAATTGCAAGTTCTAGTTTTATCAGAATGTCACAACTTATATCTTTTCTCAGCTTCTGTAGCCAAACTTTTGGTTAAGTTACAAAAAATGCATATTACACATTGTGAGAAGATGACAGAAATTGTTTCCATGGATGATGAAATAGTACAAGGGATCCTggttaaaaaaattgtatttccTCAGCTAAAGGTTTTGGAACTTCAATGTATGCCTAATCTTAGGAATTTTTATGGTGGGATGTCTATAATTGAATTGCCTTCACTGGAAATTTTGAAGCTTAATCAATGCAATAGGATGGAAACTTTCTCTTACTGGTCACCGAGGACACCAATGCTTGACGAAATACAGATCAATGATAGTCGCTATTCAGTAACGGAAGACCTTAATGCAGCTATAAATGCAATG GTTTTTACTGGCAGAGAAAAGGAAGACAAGGAAGGACAGGAAAAAAGTTACTTCAGAATCCCATGGCCATCTCTGTTGAGATTGTAG